The Thermothelomyces thermophilus ATCC 42464 chromosome 7, complete sequence genome window below encodes:
- a CDS encoding acyltransferase, translated as MPRTDVYQLRPFGWENDPEEERFKVTTLDYLTACTYNNYALFFRLDDADKEKAAATLKEGLERTLSQARHYVGTIEKDPGGGHSFVKKKDSTVRFIVQWLDAPEDAAKYPSIDDIERTNYSAVTLGDLDTWSVPPMTYGEKAEAHPDNRPVVSAFKANFVRGGLVFNMHHHHYANDVMGWAGFTHQLAENCRAALTKTAFPAWDPACLDLSRLTKKEVPEEVKVDGPAPAERHPDHKVGQSLLFHLPKSKAAELKKLAAPDDGSWISTYDAFSAFIWRTLTRLRVPVFKPDPASHIFWAEAVDMRRRMHSPKVHPRIQHNVMYAALSNTAPVPQLTVDDILHAPLSKLASYIRQLTNSVTQENLDKTLDAVAMVRDKTSLNIRIDSHPPMSILQTDHRDANIVSADFGFATPLTYRHLLDRVTEGVIIIYPPRNNNPDSNEGPEFSIAYEKRLAQDLINDAEFKKYFEYRGIDAEDAGKVGA; from the coding sequence ATGCCCCGCACCGACGTCTATCAGCTCCGGCCATTTGGCTGGGAGAACGacccggaggaggagcggtTCAAGGTGACGACGCTCGACTATCTGACAGCGTGCACATACAACAACTACGCCCTCTTTTTCCGACTCGATGACGCGGATAAGGAGAAGGCGGCAGCCACCCTGAAGGAGGGACTCGAGCGGACGCTCAGCCAGGCTCGTCACTATGTCGGCACCATCGAGAAGGATCCCGGGGGCGGCCACTCGTTCGtcaagaagaaggacagcACGGTGCGCTTCATCGTGCAGTGGCTGGATGCACCCGAGGATGCCGCCAAGTACCCGTCCATCGACGACATCGAGCGGACCAACTACAGCGCGGTGACGCTGGGCGACCTCGACACCTGGAGCGTGCCGCCGATGACGTACGGCGAGAAGGCCGAGGCGCATCCCGACAACCGGCCCGTCGTGTCGGCGTTCAAGGCCAACTTTGTGCGCGGCGGGCTCGTCTTCAACATGCACCATCACCATTACGCCAACGACGTGATGGGCTGGGCCGGCTTCACGCACCAGCTGGCCGAGAACTGCCGCGCCGCGCTCACCAAGACGGCCTTCCCGGCCTGGGACCCTGCCTGTCTCGACCTCTCGCGCCTTACCAAGAAGGAGGTGCCGGAGGAGGTCAAGGTAGACGGCCCGGCGCCGGCCGAACGCCATCCTGACCACAAGGTTGGCCAGTCGCTGCTCTTCCACCTGCCCAAGAGCAAGGCCGCCGAGCTCAAGAAGCTGGCCGCACCCGACGACGGCTCGTGGATTTCCACGTATGACGCCTTCTCGGCCTTCATCTGGCGCACGCTGACGCGGCTGCGCGTCCCCGTCTTCAAGCCCGACCCGGCGTCGCACATCTTCTGGGCCGAGGCCGTCGACATGCGCCGGCGCATGCACAGCCCCAAGGTGCACCCGCGCATCCAGCACAACGTCATGTATGCGGCCCTGTCCAACACGGCGCCCGTGCCGCAGCTCACCGTGGACGACATCCTCCACGCGCCCTTGTCGAAGCTCGCCTCGTACATCCGGCAGTTGACCAACAGCGTGACGCAAGAGAACCTGGACAAGACGCTCGACGCCGTGGCCATGGTGCGCGACAAGACCAGCCTCAACATCCGCATCGATTCGCACCCGCCCATGTCCATCCTGCAGACCGACCACCGCGACGCCAATATTGTCTCGGCCGACTTTGGCTTTGCCACGCCCCTGACGTACCGCCACCTGCTGGACCGCGTTACCGAGGGTGTCATCATCATCTACCCGCCCCGCAACAACAACCCGGATTCCAACGAGGGCCCGGAGTTCTCCATCGCCTACGAGAAGCGTCTCGCTCAGGACCTCATCAACGACGCCGAGTTCAAGAAATACTTCGAGTACAGGGGCATCGACGCCGAGGACGCCGGCAAGGTGGGTGCATAA